In a single window of the Terrirubrum flagellatum genome:
- the grxD gene encoding Grx4 family monothiol glutaredoxin: MTDAHAKIDAEVKNNDVVLFMKGTPQFPMCGFSGQVVQILDYVGVPYKGVNVLEDMEIRQGIKDYSNWPTIPQLYVKGEFVGGCDIAREMFQSGELQQLLAEKGIAVPQKASA; the protein is encoded by the coding sequence ATGACCGACGCTCACGCCAAGATCGACGCGGAAGTGAAGAACAACGACGTCGTGCTCTTCATGAAGGGCACGCCGCAATTCCCGATGTGCGGATTTTCCGGACAGGTCGTCCAGATCCTCGATTATGTCGGCGTCCCCTATAAGGGCGTCAACGTGCTGGAGGACATGGAAATCCGCCAGGGCATCAAGGACTATTCCAACTGGCCGACGATCCCGCAGCTTTATGTGAAGGGCGAATTCGTCGGCGGCTGCGACATAGCGCGCGAGATGTTCCAGTCCGGCGAGCTGCAGCAGCTTCTCGCCGAAAAGGGAATCGCGGTCCCTCAGAAGGCGTCGGCCTGA